The following are from one region of the Paenibacillus sp. KS-LC4 genome:
- a CDS encoding LysR family transcriptional regulator, whose amino-acid sequence MDLKELTTFQTIVQEGNFSKAALKLHYAQSTITNQVQRLEKELGIQLFNRGWDAELTAAGQLFADEVDKLIGHWQYVAEQAKALQQEEIGTVSLGAIESLAKQILPASFQRFQVHKPRVSCHFVVGNTDALSRAVLQGELDFAICGEPADSTSFRFEPLFHEKIAFVAASGHPLASRNELDFSELLGYPLLIGGSTCLYYLRLSKQLARYDEAPMLHTVSQISAIPAFIQQTDTVGAVLTSTELSPNLVTLDVKLQDASIPIGLLQSRKEVYTATTKQQMIQSIKEELSLVKIT is encoded by the coding sequence ATGGATTTGAAGGAGCTAACGACGTTTCAAACGATTGTTCAAGAAGGCAACTTTTCCAAGGCCGCCCTTAAGCTGCATTATGCTCAGTCCACTATCACTAATCAAGTGCAGCGACTGGAGAAGGAGCTTGGCATTCAGCTGTTCAATCGGGGCTGGGATGCCGAGCTTACGGCCGCCGGGCAGCTTTTCGCAGATGAAGTGGACAAGCTTATCGGTCATTGGCAATATGTAGCGGAGCAGGCGAAGGCTTTGCAGCAAGAAGAAATCGGAACGGTCAGCTTAGGGGCGATAGAATCTCTTGCCAAGCAAATACTGCCCGCTTCATTTCAGCGCTTTCAGGTGCATAAGCCTCGTGTCTCCTGTCATTTTGTTGTAGGCAACACGGATGCGCTGTCCCGCGCTGTCCTGCAAGGCGAGCTCGACTTTGCCATATGCGGGGAGCCTGCGGATTCGACCTCCTTTCGCTTTGAGCCTTTATTCCACGAAAAAATAGCTTTTGTGGCAGCAAGCGGCCATCCACTGGCAAGCAGGAACGAGCTCGATTTTTCAGAGCTGCTTGGCTATCCACTTCTTATTGGAGGAAGCACCTGCCTTTATTATTTACGTTTATCCAAGCAGCTTGCTCGCTATGACGAAGCTCCCATGCTGCATACGGTCAGTCAAATTTCTGCGATCCCAGCCTTTATCCAGCAGACAGACACAGTAGGTGCTGTTCTTACTTCAACAGAGCTTTCACCGAATCTTGTGACCCTTGATGTAAAGCTCCAGGATGCATCCATTCCCATTGGCTTGCTACAGTCGCGCAAGGAGGTTTATACGGCAACAACGAAGCAGCAGATGATTCAATCTATTAAAGAAGAGCTATCGCTTGTTAAGATCACATGA
- a CDS encoding MFS transporter has product MAGFICILTETIPAGLLPQISEGLHISEALAGQLVTAYALGTLLTAIPLTAATSSWRRRPLLLLCMSGFLLFNSVTALSSSYGLTIMARFMAGVSSGILWGMSAGYARRMVPDALKGRAMAIAMLGAPIALALGVPAGTFLGVFAGWRIVFGIMSLLAVLLILWVIRKMPDFAGQASTKRRSLFRVFIMPGVRPILAVVLAWVLAHNILYTYIAPFLAALGLVERVDVVLLVFGVTSVAGIALIGLLIDRMQRAMVLISLAGFAVASILLGIGSSTPMLIYVAVALWGLTFGGAATLLQTALAEAAGDHADVAQAMLVTAWNLAIGGGGLIGAILLEMLGVMTFPWALLLLVIVALLIAWLAKEHGFRSKRG; this is encoded by the coding sequence ATGGCGGGCTTTATATGTATTTTGACGGAGACGATTCCCGCTGGCCTGCTGCCGCAAATCAGTGAGGGACTCCATATTTCCGAGGCGCTTGCGGGTCAATTGGTTACCGCATACGCGCTGGGCACCCTGTTGACAGCTATCCCTTTGACGGCGGCTACGAGCAGCTGGCGAAGGCGGCCTCTGCTGCTGCTTTGTATGTCGGGCTTCCTGCTGTTCAACAGTGTAACGGCGTTATCCTCCAGCTATGGGCTGACCATAATGGCCCGTTTTATGGCGGGGGTAAGCTCCGGTATATTATGGGGCATGTCGGCAGGCTATGCTCGCCGCATGGTGCCTGATGCGCTGAAGGGCCGCGCTATGGCTATAGCGATGCTCGGAGCGCCTATCGCGCTTGCGCTTGGTGTTCCTGCCGGTACTTTCCTTGGTGTGTTTGCGGGCTGGCGAATTGTATTTGGAATTATGTCGCTGCTTGCTGTGCTGCTCATCTTATGGGTGATAAGAAAGATGCCGGACTTTGCAGGACAAGCTTCGACCAAGAGACGATCCCTTTTTCGTGTATTTATTATGCCGGGAGTAAGGCCCATCTTAGCCGTTGTTCTAGCCTGGGTGCTTGCACACAACATTCTTTATACGTATATAGCGCCTTTTTTGGCTGCGCTTGGACTTGTGGAGCGCGTAGATGTCGTTTTACTCGTGTTTGGCGTAACATCGGTGGCGGGCATCGCCCTTATTGGCTTGTTGATCGACCGCATGCAGCGGGCTATGGTCTTAATTAGCCTTGCGGGCTTCGCTGTCGCCTCTATCCTGCTAGGGATCGGCAGCAGCACGCCTATGCTCATTTATGTGGCCGTTGCTTTATGGGGGCTGACCTTCGGCGGAGCGGCAACGCTTCTGCAAACGGCGCTTGCAGAAGCTGCTGGCGACCATGCGGATGTGGCGCAAGCCATGCTGGTGACAGCTTGGAATTTAGCGATTGGCGGAGGCGGTTTAATCGGTGCGATTTTGCTAGAGATGCTTGGCGTGATGACCTTCCCTTGGGCGCTGCTCCTGCTTGTAATCGTTGCTCTGCTCATCGCTTGGCTGGCCAAGGAGCATGGATTCCGCTCGAAGCGAGGCTGA
- a CDS encoding EcsC family protein, translating into MNDEHKVYREIVAWERQFFKPPGWLEKASKTIGKRINDLIPPKIHNVITTTIKSIVRTALFGAEYTPQRQVKRGLSLEHADQEAKRLFSLYQKIATAEGAGTGAGGIALSIVDFPALIAIKMKFLFELAHVYGYDTKHFSERVFILKVFQMAFSGAQQRAKLLNTVKRWDTEKGQYLSEEGYSKNMDWETFQKEYRDSIDFRKMLQMVPGIGAAAGAWANYTILEELGEAAMNAYRLRRLSEGQ; encoded by the coding sequence ATGAATGACGAGCATAAGGTGTACAGAGAAATCGTCGCTTGGGAGCGCCAGTTTTTCAAGCCGCCCGGTTGGCTGGAGAAAGCATCCAAGACGATTGGCAAGCGAATTAACGACTTAATTCCACCTAAGATTCACAACGTCATTACGACCACTATAAAGTCAATCGTTCGCACAGCGCTGTTTGGCGCGGAATATACGCCTCAGAGACAGGTCAAGCGGGGTCTTTCGCTAGAGCATGCCGATCAAGAGGCGAAGCGATTGTTTTCCCTATACCAAAAAATTGCGACCGCCGAAGGAGCAGGCACCGGTGCGGGCGGCATTGCGCTTAGCATCGTGGACTTTCCTGCTTTAATTGCAATTAAAATGAAATTTTTGTTTGAGCTCGCTCATGTTTATGGCTATGACACGAAGCATTTTTCCGAGCGAGTTTTCATTCTTAAAGTATTCCAAATGGCATTCTCCGGAGCCCAGCAACGCGCCAAGCTGCTAAACACAGTCAAACGCTGGGATACGGAAAAGGGGCAGTATTTATCGGAAGAAGGCTACTCCAAAAATATGGACTGGGAAACGTTCCAGAAGGAATATCGCGACTCTATCGACTTTCGGAAAATGCTGCAGATGGTGCCGGGGATTGGTGCAGCAGCTGGCGCTTGGGCGAATTACACCATACTTGAGGAGCTTGGCGAAGCCGCGATGAACGCCTATCGTTTGCGCAGATTAAGCGAGGGCCAGTAA
- the ppsA gene encoding phosphoenolpyruvate synthase, with protein MRSMVLGFHEIEKSQQQLVGGKGLNLGELSKMAGIQVPEGFCVTTAGYQAAIAQRETYHALLEQLSKLKVEDRVQIGEISKQIRQLIVEAELPSDVVQAVTHYLTIRGEKYAYAVRSSATAEDLPHASFAGQHDSYLNVIGKEAILKHISKCWASLFTERAVIYRMKNKFDHRQVYLSVIIQRMVAPQASGILFTADPITSNRKLLSIDASFGLGEALVSGLVSADCYKVREDEIVDRRIAAKKLAIYGLREGGTETKQIDSNQQQAQALTDQQILQLARIGREIEEHFGCPQDIEWCLADGTFYIVQSRPITTLYPIPEVNDQEDHVYVSVGHQQMMTDPIKPLGLSFYLLITPAPMRKAGGRLFVDIAPRLATAVGREALLNALGSDPLIKGALKTIIERNFMQGAANDHTAPIPSRSDIDRLMQIDNDPEIVAELIKRNQNSIEELKQSIQAKTGADLFDFIVEDVQQLKKILFDPQSSAVFMAAMDASAWINEHMYEWLGEKNAADTLSQSVQGNITSEMGLALMDVADAIRPFPDVIEYLEHIKDDSLLDELVKLTGGQEALEAIHHYLDKYGMRCAGEIDMTRARWSEKPSTLVPLILGNIKNFEPNAGKRKFEQGLQEALDKEQELLNRLQLLPDGERKVKESKRMISLIRNFIGYREYPKYGMMNRYFVYKQALMKEAETLVQAGVIYDKDDVHYLFFEELHDVVRTKKLDYSMISKRKTEYEIYEKLTPPRVMTSDGEIVTGKYERDHLPAQAIAGLPVSSGVIEGRARVILRMEEAALEVGDILVTSFTDPGWTPLFVSIKGLVTEVGGLMTHGAVIAREYGLPAVVGVENATTLIKDGQRIRVNGTEGYIEILG; from the coding sequence ATGCGTTCTATGGTTCTCGGTTTTCACGAAATAGAAAAAAGTCAGCAGCAGCTCGTTGGCGGAAAAGGCTTGAATTTAGGGGAATTATCCAAAATGGCAGGAATACAAGTGCCAGAAGGCTTTTGTGTTACTACAGCGGGTTACCAAGCAGCTATCGCGCAGCGTGAAACGTATCATGCTTTATTGGAGCAGCTATCCAAGCTAAAAGTAGAGGATCGAGTGCAAATTGGTGAAATCAGCAAGCAGATTCGACAGCTCATTGTGGAGGCAGAGCTTCCTTCCGATGTTGTGCAGGCCGTCACTCACTATCTCACTATACGCGGTGAAAAGTATGCTTATGCTGTGCGTTCTAGTGCGACGGCCGAGGATTTGCCACATGCTTCTTTTGCTGGTCAGCATGACAGCTATTTGAATGTTATCGGCAAGGAAGCAATCTTGAAGCATATTAGCAAATGCTGGGCTTCTCTATTCACGGAGCGTGCAGTCATCTACCGTATGAAAAATAAGTTTGACCACAGGCAGGTGTATTTATCCGTTATCATTCAAAGAATGGTTGCTCCACAGGCGTCCGGCATCTTATTTACCGCTGATCCAATTACCTCCAATCGTAAGCTGCTCTCGATTGATGCCAGCTTTGGACTTGGAGAAGCATTGGTGTCAGGCTTGGTATCTGCCGATTGCTATAAGGTGCGTGAGGATGAAATCGTTGACAGGAGAATAGCCGCTAAAAAATTGGCGATCTATGGTTTAAGGGAAGGCGGTACAGAGACGAAGCAGATTGATTCTAATCAGCAGCAGGCTCAAGCTCTGACGGACCAACAAATTTTACAGCTTGCCCGCATTGGAAGGGAAATTGAAGAGCATTTTGGCTGCCCGCAGGACATCGAATGGTGTTTGGCAGACGGCACATTTTATATCGTCCAGAGTCGGCCGATCACTACTTTATACCCGATTCCCGAAGTGAATGATCAAGAGGATCATGTCTATGTATCGGTAGGTCATCAACAAATGATGACAGATCCGATAAAACCGTTAGGTCTGTCTTTTTACCTGCTCATTACTCCTGCACCTATGCGTAAAGCTGGCGGGAGATTGTTTGTTGATATCGCTCCTAGACTGGCTACTGCTGTTGGCAGGGAAGCTTTATTAAATGCTTTGGGATCTGATCCGCTCATAAAAGGCGCACTCAAGACCATCATCGAGCGGAATTTTATGCAAGGGGCAGCAAATGATCACACAGCTCCGATCCCTAGCAGAAGCGATATAGATAGGCTGATGCAAATTGACAATGATCCTGAAATCGTTGCTGAATTGATCAAGCGTAATCAAAATTCGATAGAAGAGTTGAAACAAAGCATTCAAGCGAAAACGGGCGCGGATTTATTTGATTTTATTGTGGAAGATGTCCAGCAATTAAAGAAAATATTATTTGATCCGCAAAGCTCGGCTGTATTTATGGCGGCTATGGATGCTTCAGCATGGATAAATGAGCATATGTACGAATGGTTAGGTGAAAAAAATGCAGCGGATACGCTTTCTCAATCCGTACAGGGCAATATTACTTCGGAGATGGGTCTTGCGCTAATGGATGTCGCAGATGCAATTCGGCCTTTTCCAGATGTCATTGAATACTTAGAGCATATCAAAGACGATAGTCTGTTGGATGAGCTTGTAAAGCTTACAGGCGGGCAGGAAGCTCTGGAAGCCATTCATCATTATCTCGATAAATACGGCATGCGTTGTGCGGGAGAAATTGATATGACGAGAGCACGTTGGAGTGAAAAACCAAGTACGCTTGTGCCTCTGATTTTGGGCAACATCAAAAACTTTGAGCCTAATGCTGGCAAACGGAAATTTGAGCAAGGGCTTCAGGAGGCTTTGGATAAGGAGCAGGAGTTATTGAATCGGTTGCAGCTATTACCGGATGGCGAACGAAAAGTCAAAGAGAGCAAACGAATGATCAGCCTTATTCGGAATTTTATCGGTTATCGTGAATATCCCAAATACGGAATGATGAATCGCTACTTTGTATATAAGCAAGCTCTAATGAAAGAAGCGGAAACACTCGTACAGGCGGGTGTGATTTATGACAAAGACGATGTACACTATCTCTTTTTTGAAGAGCTTCACGATGTCGTGCGCACAAAGAAGCTGGACTATTCTATGATCAGTAAACGAAAAACAGAGTACGAAATATATGAAAAGCTAACGCCACCTCGTGTGATGACGTCCGATGGTGAAATCGTTACGGGCAAGTACGAGCGAGACCATCTGCCGGCCCAAGCTATTGCAGGCCTGCCTGTGTCTTCGGGAGTCATTGAGGGGCGAGCACGTGTCATCTTAAGGATGGAGGAGGCTGCGCTGGAGGTTGGAGATATATTAGTCACCTCCTTTACGGACCCTGGCTGGACGCCATTGTTTGTTTCCATTAAGGGACTAGTCACCGAGGTGGGCGGACTCATGACCCATGGAGCCGTTATTGCACGTGAATACGGCCTGCCAGCCGTTGTAGGTGTGGAGAATGCTACTACGCTAATAAAGGATGGGCAGCGAATCCGTGTAAATGGAACGGAAGGCTACATCGAAATTTTGGGATAG
- the helD gene encoding RNA polymerase recycling motor HelD produces the protein MDINNWQQEHEQEKEQQHEQERLERVRNKLQSRMSELEPEVAGLHDQAADIRRRFWEEVTLNTSTYEDFEETFYTINQQSAILAERERGHKLMMQQWKNMERLLPAPYFGRIDFQEKGSELSEQIYIGVASFVDEDGLSFLIYDWRTPIASLYYDYSPGPASYVTPVGRIEGEMELKRQFQIQNGQIQSMFDASETIGDDLLQQVLGKGANSQMKSIVATIQKEQNAIIRDDSSRMLIVQGAAGSGKTSAALQRVAYLLYKHRQTIKADQMVLFSPNPMFISYVSTVLPELGEENMQQTTFQEYLDYWLDAALRPEDAFDQIEYVLTARDTPGYEARLQGIAYKASDVFLHALQSYGKWLGQQGMQFKGIRLRDHDLITEERMRVEFYSYNRSLPLFNRVLLLQEWLLNELTLLERIEREASWVQEELHYLDPEHYADVFEMLHKEREVFDLSEQIAKVREMMSSKRREDEGDFDFAWREEELLRRRIVKACFNPLRKGVKKFSFIDVKGIYGQLFGDEADYREKTNEVDIPLHWTEICRQTKERLLHNELFHEDATPYLYVKELIEGVRTNTEIRYVFVDEGQDYSPFQYEYLKKLFPRARMTVLGDFGQAIFMQATSLSAMDSPLIRLYGEAETSLVSLMRSYRSTREIVEFTKLMLPDGESITPFERGGQKPLLKELDGEEKRHAQIAADIAMLRAEGFNSIAVITKTAAESRIAHEALRKQGGEALLLITNEALRFEKAVMVLPVYLAKGIEFDAVLVYDASPEAYSRNNERKLLYTGCTRAMHRLHLYTTGAWSPFIQELPANVYNKATT, from the coding sequence ATGGATATAAACAATTGGCAGCAAGAGCATGAGCAAGAGAAGGAGCAACAGCATGAACAGGAGCGGCTGGAGCGGGTCAGAAACAAGCTGCAGTCGAGAATGTCCGAGCTGGAGCCAGAGGTTGCCGGACTGCATGATCAGGCAGCGGACATTCGACGGCGGTTTTGGGAAGAAGTGACGTTGAATACAAGCACGTACGAGGATTTTGAAGAGACCTTCTACACGATTAATCAGCAGTCTGCGATATTAGCCGAACGAGAGCGCGGTCACAAGCTGATGATGCAGCAATGGAAAAACATGGAACGGTTGCTCCCCGCTCCTTATTTTGGGCGTATCGACTTTCAAGAGAAGGGTTCAGAGCTCAGCGAACAGATTTATATCGGAGTAGCTTCCTTTGTCGACGAAGACGGATTGAGCTTTCTGATCTATGACTGGCGTACTCCAATCGCTAGCTTATACTACGATTATTCCCCGGGCCCGGCGTCTTATGTGACACCGGTCGGACGAATCGAGGGGGAAATGGAGCTCAAACGACAGTTTCAGATTCAAAACGGACAAATCCAGAGCATGTTTGACGCAAGCGAAACAATCGGAGACGACCTGCTCCAGCAGGTGCTTGGCAAAGGTGCGAATTCGCAAATGAAGAGTATCGTAGCCACCATCCAAAAGGAGCAAAATGCAATTATACGCGATGATTCAAGCCGGATGCTTATCGTACAAGGGGCGGCTGGAAGTGGCAAAACATCTGCGGCATTGCAGCGGGTGGCTTACTTGCTTTACAAACACCGTCAGACGATCAAAGCCGATCAAATGGTGCTTTTCTCTCCAAATCCGATGTTTATCAGCTATGTTTCCACCGTCCTGCCGGAGCTTGGCGAGGAGAATATGCAGCAGACAACCTTTCAAGAATACCTCGACTATTGGCTTGACGCAGCGTTACGGCCAGAAGATGCCTTTGATCAAATCGAATATGTATTGACTGCACGAGACACCCCTGGATACGAGGCCCGCCTGCAAGGAATAGCGTACAAGGCTTCTGATGTTTTCCTGCATGCCCTGCAAAGCTATGGGAAATGGTTGGGGCAGCAAGGCATGCAATTCAAGGGTATTCGACTTCGCGACCACGATTTGATAACCGAGGAGCGCATGAGGGTGGAATTTTATAGCTACAATCGTTCCCTGCCGCTGTTCAACCGTGTTCTCCTCTTACAGGAATGGCTGCTGAATGAATTGACTTTGCTGGAGCGGATAGAACGGGAAGCGTCTTGGGTACAGGAGGAGCTCCATTATCTTGACCCCGAGCATTACGCGGACGTTTTTGAAATGCTGCATAAGGAGCGGGAAGTGTTCGATCTTTCGGAGCAAATCGCCAAGGTTCGCGAAATGATGAGCAGCAAGCGCCGGGAAGATGAAGGCGACTTTGACTTCGCTTGGAGAGAGGAGGAATTGCTCCGCCGAAGGATCGTGAAGGCGTGCTTCAACCCGCTAAGGAAAGGCGTAAAGAAGTTTTCATTTATAGATGTTAAAGGCATATATGGTCAATTATTTGGCGACGAGGCTGATTATCGGGAAAAGACGAATGAAGTTGACATTCCCCTGCATTGGACTGAAATATGCAGACAAACGAAGGAAAGGCTGCTTCATAATGAGCTGTTCCATGAGGATGCGACTCCGTATTTGTATGTAAAAGAGCTAATCGAGGGTGTGCGGACAAACACCGAAATCCGGTATGTCTTTGTTGATGAGGGACAGGATTATTCGCCATTTCAATATGAGTATTTAAAAAAGCTTTTTCCGCGTGCCCGGATGACGGTGCTAGGCGATTTTGGGCAAGCCATCTTCATGCAAGCTACAAGCTTGAGCGCAATGGATTCACCGCTCATACGCCTTTACGGTGAGGCTGAAACAAGCCTTGTCTCCCTCATGCGCAGCTATCGTTCCACTAGGGAGATTGTTGAATTTACGAAATTAATGCTTCCAGATGGAGAGTCCATTACACCGTTTGAAAGGGGAGGGCAAAAGCCCCTACTGAAGGAATTGGACGGCGAGGAGAAGCGTCATGCACAAATCGCAGCAGATATCGCTATGCTCAGAGCGGAGGGCTTCAATTCCATCGCCGTCATTACGAAGACAGCAGCCGAAAGCCGCATCGCTCATGAAGCATTGCGAAAACAAGGAGGGGAGGCTTTGCTGCTCATTACAAATGAGGCGCTGCGCTTTGAGAAAGCAGTGATGGTTCTTCCCGTGTATCTGGCCAAGGGCATTGAGTTCGATGCAGTCCTCGTGTATGATGCTTCGCCTGAAGCCTACAGCCGGAATAACGAGCGCAAGCTTCTCTATACGGGGTGCACGCGGGCTATGCATAGGCTTCATCTTTACACGACGGGAGCTTGGTCGCCGTTCATTCAGGAATTGCCTGCAAATGTTTACAACAAAGCAACAACTTGA